The Planifilum fulgidum DNA segment GCCCTGTTCCCGGTATTTCCGCATCCAGATCTTTAATCGCCCCACATCTTGAATCCCCAGCTCTTCAGCAATCTTTGCCTTGGGAATGCCCTGAAGCCTCATTTCCACTGCCTTCTTTTTCAGTTCAAAGCTATATGTCTTGAATTTCTGTCCTTTTCTTGCCACGAAAATCACCCCTTAAAGTAATTTT contains these protein-coding regions:
- a CDS encoding transposase, which encodes MIFVARKGQKFKTYSFELKKKAVEMRLQGIPKAKIAEELGIQDVGRLKIWMRKYREQG